AGCAAAGGCAAACAATGCCTTACCTAAAGCGGTAATCATTGTGAATTTATATGGGCAAAGTGCTAATTACGACGCACTGTGCCAAATATGTGAGAGTTATAAAGTCCCTATTATAGAAGATGCGGCAGAATCACTTGGATCTACTTATAACAATAAACATAGTGGAACCTTTGGAAAATTAGGTATTTTTTCATTTAATGGAAATAAGATTATTACCACGTCCGGTGGTGGAATGTTAGTTTCTAACGACGAAGAACTAATAGAAAGGGCTCGCTATTTGGCAACTCAAGCTCGTGAGCCTGTAGCCCATTATGAACACTCTGAAGTGGGTTATAACTATCGTATGAGTAACGTTCTTGCAGGAATAGGTCGGGGGCAATTAAAAGTACTGGAAGAGCGTGTCATCGCCAGAAGAGCTGTTTTTAATCAATACAAGGAAGCATTTAAGTCCCATCAATTTATAGATCTAATGCCTGAAATTTCCAAGGGATATAGTACGCGCTGGTTATCTACTATAGCGATAAATCCGCTATATTCCGATTTACGACCAGAAACAGTGATCAATCATTTAAAAGCATATAATATAGAAGCAAGAAGAACCTGGAAGCCTATGCACAGACAACCTTTATTTGCAAAAGCAGCCTATTATCCTCATGCAAAAAATTTCAGTGTTTCAGATTATTTATTTGATCAAGGTTTATGCTTGCCATCAGGTTCAAATCTCAATGCTCATGATATTGACCGAGTTATTGATTGTTTGAATAGTCTATTCTCCTTAGAACACAGTGAATCTATCCTCACAGAGTTGGTATAGCGTAACAACTGTCTTGAAATACATCCAATAGTAATATAGGTCGGGCAACAAATTGCCCGACACACTAAACGAACGTCACCTCGTAAAATCTGCAGCATTTACACATGGACAGTATTAAGAGTGAGCAGTGCGACATAAGAAATTACACTATTTTTATGTCGTACTTGCGTTAAACTAACATGGGATATTGAAAATAGATGGAGTCGATGCATTATCAGGTGTTTGACTGGAAAACCAACTAGAGAAAAATCCATGATTTTGACGCCCAGATTTTTTTTCTACTTCTTGTCTATGTACTTCTTGAACCCCCTGTTTTAATGCTTCTTTATGTGACTCACAGGTGTCTACATCTCCTTGCCCCTCTAGTTGACTCATAAAATCAGTCAATGCGATAACAATATCATGACCTACTTTATCAAAACGAACGCTAGATTGTGGCACTTTAACATTTGACGTAATGTCTTCTTTAAATTCTGGGGCAGGCATATATTGCTTTAAACCTAAAAGCTGGCAAGGAAAAGCAGTCAGAAATGGAGAGCGAGACATATCAAGATGACTTTTTCTATGCCACGAACGTAATACACTATTAAACTTCTCTATATCCCCCTCATACATCTTATTATAATCAATTCCTTTATTCAGAGGGACATATTTTCCCCAGTGTAATTTAGCCTGAAATGATTTAATTAAATAATCTACCAAATCATCACGAAAAGCGTCAAAACCAACAGCCCCAGGACTAGAAACCACGTCAAAACCACATACAGTGTCTTTATCGCTATGATGTGATCCCGGAGCCAAACTGAATTGATATTTCATATTTTTAATCAACCGAGCATAAGCTCCAAAAGTCACAGGGGCCTCCCCCCTCTCTTTGGCGGCTTGGGTCTCCGTTGCTACCTTTCTAAAGGCGTCGGCCATCTCCTTATTATTTTCACTTACTGGAAACATGGCATCTACATCATTAATATCGTTTGGATACCACTCCTGATAATGATAAACCTCTGGGGCTGGGCCAACGGTCACCTTCTGTTCTGTGCCTATGGCATAACGGGCAACCACATATTTCATATACAACGGAACCAACTGAGGGAAAAGTGCTAGTAGATCCGTAACTCGCAATCCTCCTTCTAATTGAATTTCTAATGCCTGTTGAATACGTCTGGACAATAAATCAAATTCGCTAAAATTACGGTTTTCTTCAGTCAATGGTACTTCTCTATACTCCATTACTTTAACATTTTTAATCTCTCTATTATTTAAATCATTATCTTGAGTAGGCGTATAAAACACACTAAACATAGGATAGCCTTTTCGAGGGATTTCACCGCTTTCTAGTTTTTCCAGAAACTCAGGAAGACTCATTGGTGTCTCGACACACTCTAATTTCATTGCAGGCTTACATTCAAGTTCCATCTCAACTACTATGCCAAAAAGACCTAAATGAGCAGAGGCAATTAAATCAAAATCATCAGGATTTGTAGTTCTGTCAATTTTTTTAAGGGTGCCATCCATTTGTAGAAAAGTAAGGGATTTGATATTGTCAGAATATCCCCCAGAACGTATATCAGTACCGTGCCCTCCTAAAGCCGCTAAACCAAAAGGTGTAACACGGTTTATCAAACTGGCAGGACATTTGGTCTGAAGCCCGTATTTATAATAAAGTATCTCGTCTAGGGCCTTTATCTGAGCACCTGGTTTTATTCTGACTGTCGTGTCATCAACCAATTCTATAGCTTCTAGATCTGGATCCAGATGCATATTAATAATAATGTCAGTTTGAGGAATATCTGGATTATCATCATCATTCAATTTACTCACCCATGGAGTGAGAGAAAAGGAGTTACTGTATTGTTCGCCCTCTTTCCCTCCAGCAGCAACGCGGCAGGTAATTCTATATTGAGGATCTCTGACCTTATTAATGTCATAAATTTTTTTCATTAATGCCTGAGCAGATGCTAAATCATGAACCCTTAGCATCATGACATCTTTAGTAGTAACTGTTTTACAAAAATTACTCCATTGAG
This Legionella fallonii LLAP-10 DNA region includes the following protein-coding sequences:
- a CDS encoding aminotransferase class I/II-fold pyridoxal phosphate-dependent enzyme, which codes for MITIKDLYIRKNLSIKEALNKLESTAQGVLFLVDDEERLQRTVTDGDIRRLLLKECTLDSDLSALPTSHSKTLPESATLQDAYHLMKQYELDHIPLVDEQGKPVRCIHRRDFLSNILLSSPHMGEHEQQYVQEAFSTNWVAPLGPNVDAFEKEVASYIDAKSAVALSSGTAALHLALILLDVKAGDIVFASSFTFVASANPIMYQGATPVFIDSDLETWNMSPVALERALKEAKANNALPKAVIIVNLYGQSANYDALCQICESYKVPIIEDAAESLGSTYNNKHSGTFGKLGIFSFNGNKIITTSGGGMLVSNDEELIERARYLATQAREPVAHYEHSEVGYNYRMSNVLAGIGRGQLKVLEERVIARRAVFNQYKEAFKSHQFIDLMPEISKGYSTRWLSTIAINPLYSDLRPETVINHLKAYNIEARRTWKPMHRQPLFAKAAYYPHAKNFSVSDYLFDQGLCLPSGSNLNAHDIDRVIDCLNSLFSLEHSESILTELV
- a CDS encoding FAD-binding protein → MAFTKKQQKKITEFIDHNKLSIKYEANTQWSNFCKTVTTKDVMMLRVHDLASAQALMKKIYDINKVRDPQYRITCRVAAGGKEGEQYSNSFSLTPWVSKLNDDDNPDIPQTDIIINMHLDPDLEAIELVDDTTVRIKPGAQIKALDEILYYKYGLQTKCPASLINRVTPFGLAALGGHGTDIRSGGYSDNIKSLTFLQMDGTLKKIDRTTNPDDFDLIASAHLGLFGIVVEMELECKPAMKLECVETPMSLPEFLEKLESGEIPRKGYPMFSVFYTPTQDNDLNNREIKNVKVMEYREVPLTEENRNFSEFDLLSRRIQQALEIQLEGGLRVTDLLALFPQLVPLYMKYVVARYAIGTEQKVTVGPAPEVYHYQEWYPNDINDVDAMFPVSENNKEMADAFRKVATETQAAKERGEAPVTFGAYARLIKNMKYQFSLAPGSHHSDKDTVCGFDVVSSPGAVGFDAFRDDLVDYLIKSFQAKLHWGKYVPLNKGIDYNKMYEGDIEKFNSVLRSWHRKSHLDMSRSPFLTAFPCQLLGLKQYMPAPEFKEDITSNVKVPQSSVRFDKVGHDIVIALTDFMSQLEGQGDVDTCESHKEALKQGVQEVHRQEVEKKSGRQNHGFFSSWFSSQTPDNASTPSIFNIPC